From Halotia branconii CENA392, the proteins below share one genomic window:
- a CDS encoding homospermidine biosynthesis protein has product MSKQLGQKIAPIPMSTDIGVVDLIDNYFTAYNSARLREICQLLSRDVLTADVTVGVSLSGAMTPAGFGVSALAPLIRNGFIDWMISTGANLYHDMHYGLGFELFAGNPFLDDVKLRQQGTIRIYDIIFGYDVLLETDAFIRKILQAEPFQKRMGTAEFHYLLGKYVREVEKQLGVKHSCLLATAYEYGVPIYTSSPGDSSIGMNVAALALEGSQLILDPAIDVNETAAIAYSARESAGKSAAVIIGGGSPKNFLLQTQPQIHEVLGLEERGHDYFIQFTDARPDTGGLSGATPSEAVSWGKIDPEELPSTIVCYTDSTIALPLVTAYVIKQCQPRTLKRLYDRRETMFDKLQKDYLAAKTQPLDQVPAAVADSASQQAATYPCGRMIPNTP; this is encoded by the coding sequence ATGTCAAAACAGCTGGGTCAAAAAATTGCACCCATACCGATGTCAACTGATATCGGGGTGGTGGATTTGATTGATAATTACTTCACTGCTTATAATTCGGCGCGGTTACGAGAAATCTGCCAACTATTAAGTCGTGATGTACTCACAGCAGACGTTACCGTGGGAGTTAGTCTTTCCGGTGCGATGACACCAGCCGGCTTTGGGGTTTCTGCGCTTGCACCCTTAATTCGTAATGGTTTTATTGATTGGATGATTAGCACTGGCGCTAATCTTTATCATGATATGCATTATGGCTTGGGTTTTGAATTGTTTGCTGGTAATCCGTTTTTGGATGATGTGAAACTGCGTCAACAAGGCACTATCCGCATTTATGACATTATCTTTGGCTATGATGTGCTGCTAGAAACTGATGCTTTCATCCGTAAGATTTTGCAAGCAGAACCGTTTCAAAAGCGCATGGGAACCGCCGAATTTCATTATTTACTTGGTAAGTATGTCCGGGAAGTAGAAAAGCAATTGGGAGTAAAGCATTCTTGTTTGCTGGCTACAGCTTACGAATATGGTGTACCCATTTATACTTCTTCTCCTGGAGATAGTTCCATTGGCATGAACGTGGCAGCTTTGGCCTTAGAAGGTTCCCAGTTAATTTTAGATCCTGCAATTGACGTAAATGAGACAGCTGCGATCGCATATTCGGCGCGAGAATCAGCAGGTAAAAGCGCCGCTGTAATCATCGGCGGTGGTAGCCCGAAGAACTTTTTATTACAAACCCAACCGCAAATTCACGAGGTTTTAGGACTAGAAGAACGCGGACATGATTACTTTATCCAGTTTACCGATGCTCGTCCAGATACAGGCGGTTTGTCAGGGGCAACTCCCTCAGAAGCCGTTAGCTGGGGTAAAATTGACCCGGAAGAGTTACCCAGCACAATTGTTTGCTATACCGATAGCACGATCGCTTTACCATTGGTGACAGCATACGTGATCAAACAGTGCCAGCCCCGGACTTTGAAGCGATTGTATGATCGACGAGAAACAATGTTTGACAAATTACAAAAAGATTATTTAGCAGCCAAAACCCAACCATTAGATCAAGTTCCTGCGGCTGTAGCCGATAGTGCATCCCAACAAGCAGCTACTTATCCTTGCGGTAGAATGATTCCTAATACTCCTTAA
- a CDS encoding IS630 family transposase: MPQYLEVIKKHVIEPKDKHKEIRYWCGDESRVGLKTELGRLITLCGIKPIGIMQWKRENFYLYGLVEPLTGEYYIWEFSHLNTACFNIFLEQFAATYPEDIHILQLDNGAFHLSQTLKIPENIILLFQPPHTPQVNPIERLWEEVKRNLSWECFANLDELRTVIWQRLEELNTSIVANITGWGFILDALFVSGFS; encoded by the coding sequence CTGCCACAATACCTAGAAGTTATAAAAAAACACGTCATAGAGCCAAAAGATAAACATAAAGAAATTAGATACTGGTGTGGTGATGAAAGCCGTGTAGGATTAAAAACAGAATTAGGAAGACTGATCACGCTTTGTGGCATTAAACCTATTGGCATCATGCAATGGAAACGAGAAAATTTCTATTTATATGGTTTAGTAGAGCCGTTAACTGGTGAGTATTATATTTGGGAATTCTCTCATCTCAACACAGCTTGCTTCAATATCTTTTTAGAACAGTTTGCAGCTACGTATCCGGAAGATATACACATACTTCAATTAGACAATGGTGCTTTTCATTTAAGCCAGACTCTTAAAATTCCAGAAAATATTATTTTATTATTTCAACCTCCACATACTCCCCAAGTCAATCCCATTGAACGTTTATGGGAAGAAGTAAAAAGGAATTTAAGTTGGGAATGCTTTGCTAATTTGGACGAGTTAAGAACAGTTATTTGGCAACGTCTTGAGGAATTAAACACATCAATTGTTGCGAATATTACAGGTTGGGGTTTTATTCTGGATGCTTTATTTGTATCAGGCTTTTCGTGA
- a CDS encoding helix-turn-helix domain-containing protein produces MVGVTKVEIKESVQQLHELLVKQKTASSRERVQALYLLKMGQVRTVQDAAFVVGRERVTVQRWLKTYTESGINGLLSTKKSPGRPPIIDGSTKEQLLKELEQPFGFKSYEEIRTWLKAVQGVRASYKVVHDTVRYRMKAKLKVPRAVGIKHNEEAELEFKKNCHNT; encoded by the coding sequence ATGGTTGGAGTCACCAAAGTCGAAATAAAAGAATCAGTCCAACAGTTGCATGAACTGCTCGTCAAACAGAAAACAGCATCAAGCCGTGAACGAGTTCAAGCTTTGTATTTACTGAAAATGGGGCAAGTAAGAACGGTACAGGATGCAGCTTTTGTCGTAGGCAGAGAAAGAGTGACAGTGCAAAGATGGTTAAAAACATATACAGAGTCGGGAATAAACGGTCTATTGTCAACAAAAAAAAGTCCAGGGCGACCGCCAATTATTGATGGTTCGACCAAAGAACAACTTTTAAAAGAACTTGAACAGCCATTTGGATTTAAAAGCTATGAAGAAATCCGAACATGGTTGAAAGCGGTTCAAGGTGTGAGAGCGTCGTATAAAGTAGTACATGATACAGTACGCTATCGAATGAAAGCGAAGTTAAAAGTACCAAGAGCAGTAGGGATAAAACACAATGAAGAAGCAGAATTAGAATTTAAAAAAAACTGCCACAATACCTAG
- a CDS encoding calcium-binding protein: protein MTPTIFTRSYLFLIYLYHTFSELVLGTPASGSRVFAFIDGLAGNTSDFDLRVTTATDTLEYDDLDGDVLFGQSGFNPSIAGTSLTGVPSYLQVTRYQNSTVAEPYRLYAVVQPGIANATVETEGNDTLITANTASNNYFSGALSSTADLDFYAFTARAGDLVFLSLDADPLRNNTPFDGRLALLDSTNTILVNVNGGGGSSNTTLGIGSLTVSNPNYPSEGLVYRILTDGTYYARVNAASTSIGDYLLSIYSIAATSNSIQGTSGADVLFGTPSDDSINSGDGNDRIFGIAGNDTLNAGAGNDYVFGGVGNDIINGDDGNDFLYGEAGDDIINGGDGGDNLNGGAGSDTLNGGLGDDIYTVDADDTINENANQGIDQVNAEISWTLGNNLENLTLRGNAAINGTGNELNNQIFGNDAVNTLNGGGGNDWLLGKGGNDTLIGGDGNDRLDGGSGDDILNGGNGNDLYEVDSLNDQLIEAVDAGTDTVLSSVTWTLADNFENLTLIGTQVIDASGNSVNNRLQGNAANNVLSGLDGNDYLAGNNGDDVLIGGIGSDTLVGGLGRDMFDLADTRTGGFDTLVDFKVGDDTVLLSASDFGLTQSSGVLDSGLFVLGSIATNNTQRFIYNQTQGSLWFDSDGNGGNAAVQIASFSNRVALSNTDFLVFDNGGLT, encoded by the coding sequence GTGACTCCAACCATTTTTACCCGTTCATATTTATTCCTAATTTATCTGTATCATACTTTTAGTGAATTGGTATTAGGTACTCCAGCATCTGGGTCGCGGGTGTTTGCATTTATTGACGGGTTGGCTGGTAACACTTCTGATTTTGATCTGCGTGTCACCACAGCAACTGACACTTTGGAGTATGATGATTTAGATGGAGATGTTCTGTTTGGGCAATCAGGTTTCAACCCTAGTATTGCCGGCACCTCTTTAACAGGTGTTCCCAGTTACTTGCAGGTGACACGTTACCAGAACTCCACTGTGGCTGAACCCTATCGTCTCTACGCAGTGGTGCAACCCGGTATTGCTAATGCCACCGTTGAAACTGAGGGTAACGACACCCTAATCACCGCCAACACTGCCAGTAATAACTATTTTTCCGGGGCGCTCTCCTCAACGGCTGACTTAGACTTTTACGCCTTTACTGCTCGCGCTGGCGATTTAGTATTTCTGAGTTTGGATGCTGACCCCCTCCGCAACAACACACCCTTTGACGGTAGGTTAGCCCTGCTGGATAGCACCAATACTATTTTAGTTAATGTTAATGGTGGCGGTGGTTCTTCTAATACCACTTTAGGCATAGGCAGCCTCACAGTCAGCAATCCCAACTATCCCAGTGAAGGGCTGGTCTATCGCATCCTCACTGATGGTACTTACTACGCCCGTGTGAATGCAGCCTCTACATCCATCGGCGATTACCTGCTTTCTATCTACAGCATTGCAGCCACCTCAAACAGCATTCAAGGCACATCAGGTGCAGATGTCTTGTTTGGTACACCAAGTGACGATAGCATCAACAGTGGAGATGGCAATGATCGCATTTTCGGTATAGCAGGTAACGACACCCTAAATGCTGGCGCAGGTAACGACTATGTATTTGGCGGCGTAGGCAATGACATTATCAATGGTGACGATGGTAATGACTTTTTGTATGGCGAAGCCGGCGATGACATCATCAATGGTGGCGACGGTGGCGACAACCTCAATGGTGGCGCTGGTAGTGATACCCTCAATGGTGGTTTAGGCGATGATATCTACACTGTTGATGCAGATGACACAATTAATGAAAATGCCAATCAAGGCATAGATCAGGTCAACGCGGAGATATCTTGGACACTAGGAAATAATCTTGAAAACCTCACCCTCAGAGGTAATGCCGCAATTAATGGTACTGGCAATGAACTCAATAACCAAATCTTTGGTAACGATGCTGTCAATACCTTGAATGGTGGCGGTGGTAATGATTGGCTTTTAGGCAAAGGCGGTAACGACACACTTATTGGTGGCGATGGCAACGACCGACTCGATGGCGGTAGTGGTGATGACATCCTCAATGGTGGTAATGGTAATGATCTTTATGAAGTAGATAGCCTCAATGACCAGCTGATTGAAGCTGTAGATGCTGGCACAGATACAGTTTTGTCTTCTGTAACTTGGACGTTGGCTGATAACTTCGAGAACCTAACTTTGATTGGCACTCAAGTTATTGATGCTTCAGGCAATAGCGTTAATAACCGCCTACAAGGTAATGCCGCTAATAATGTTTTGTCTGGTCTTGATGGTAATGACTACCTCGCTGGCAATAATGGTGATGATGTACTCATCGGCGGTATTGGTAGTGATACCCTTGTCGGTGGTTTGGGTAGAGATATGTTTGACCTTGCTGATACTCGTACTGGTGGCTTTGATACTCTAGTTGATTTCAAGGTGGGCGATGATACTGTTTTACTCTCGGCTAGCGACTTTGGGCTAACTCAATCATCAGGTGTTCTCGATTCTGGTTTGTTTGTTCTTGGTAGCATTGCTACTAATAATACTCAACGCTTTATTTACAATCAAACTCAAGGTTCTCTTTGGTTTGATAGTGATGGCAATGGTGGTAATGCGGCGGTACAGATTGCTTCGTTCTCAAATCGTGTTGCTCTTTCTAATACTGATTTTCTAGTGTTTGATAATGGTGGTTTAACATAG
- a CDS encoding cobalamin-binding protein — protein MTNSSVRIVSLIPSGTEILATLGLTDAIVGRSHECDYPPEIQNRPICTQARLDSNVPSNEIHGEVNNLLQSALSIYQIKTDVLEQLQPTHIITQDQCDVCAVSLEEVEKAVASLTHSSPQIISLHPNVLEDVWADIERVGNTFSVDSVKVIENLEARVKICQTKIQGLSLNEFPKVACIEWIDPLMTGANWIPELVNLAGGQSLFSVVGQPSPKLEWETLIVSNPDVIVFMPCGFDLNRTRQEAQLLAQRPEWEKLHAVQCGRVYITDGNAYFNRPGPRLADSLEILADILHPEIFDYGYKGTGWEPF, from the coding sequence ATGACAAATAGTAGTGTGAGAATCGTCTCTTTAATTCCCAGCGGAACAGAGATTTTAGCTACGCTGGGGTTAACTGATGCAATTGTTGGGCGATCGCACGAATGTGATTATCCTCCAGAAATCCAGAATCGCCCTATTTGTACCCAAGCCCGGTTGGATAGCAACGTTCCCAGCAACGAAATTCACGGTGAAGTAAATAATTTATTACAATCTGCTCTTAGTATTTATCAAATCAAAACAGATGTCTTAGAGCAATTACAGCCTACCCACATTATCACTCAAGACCAGTGTGACGTTTGTGCTGTCAGCCTTGAAGAAGTCGAAAAAGCAGTTGCTAGCCTCACCCACAGTTCACCCCAGATTATTTCTTTACACCCCAATGTTCTTGAGGATGTTTGGGCTGATATTGAACGAGTAGGTAATACTTTTAGCGTAGACTCAGTAAAGGTAATCGAAAACTTAGAAGCTCGCGTCAAAATTTGTCAGACAAAAATCCAAGGACTTTCTCTCAACGAATTTCCCAAAGTTGCCTGTATTGAATGGATTGATCCTTTAATGACAGGTGCGAATTGGATTCCCGAATTAGTCAATTTAGCAGGAGGACAGTCACTTTTTAGCGTAGTAGGCCAACCTTCTCCTAAGTTGGAATGGGAGACATTAATAGTCAGTAATCCAGATGTGATTGTTTTTATGCCTTGCGGTTTTGATTTAAATCGCACTCGTCAAGAAGCCCAGTTATTAGCTCAACGTCCAGAGTGGGAAAAACTCCATGCTGTTCAATGTGGTAGAGTTTACATTACAGATGGTAATGCCTACTTCAACCGTCCAGGGCCACGACTAGCAGATTCTTTAGAAATTTTGGCAGATATTTTGCATCCAGAGATTTTTGATTATGGCTACAAAGGAACTGGCTGGGAACCTTTTTGA